DNA sequence from the Lonchura striata isolate bLonStr1 chromosome 7, bLonStr1.mat, whole genome shotgun sequence genome:
ctgcagagtTGGCCTGGCAGCTACACAAAGTATTCACACCATGCACTGAATAAATATTCCAGCCCTAATTCTTGCACATCATAcataaaaagtgaaataaatttaCTGTATTAATAGAGGCCACAGACACACGTTTTATAAATCATGGAAGTATTGTGACATAGAGGAGATGAAAGCTAGTATGATCTATGACTACAGGAAAAAACACTGCAGATACAAAAGAAACAAGGCTTGGGTGAGCTTCACAGCTAAGAGTGGTAGCTAATATTCATTACCTTTTGAGAAGTTCACTACGTCTATGACTGTAAGAAACAGTTAAATCTAGGAAGACACtaaaaactcagaaaagaaagctgtCAAATGACTTGTGACTCAGCTACAAACTGGAAGCTGCGCTTTGAAAAGCAGACAAACCCCATAGAATATCTATAATCAAGTTACCTTCAGTTCTGTATTCTTTTCATACCCACCTTAAGAAAATAGATGACAATCACAAATACTCATGCTTGACAACAGTCATCAAGCTTAAAGCAACAGCCTTCTGAAGTACAGACACAGAGTAAAGCAACAAGGAAACCCTGCAGGACTAACAAAATAACCTTGTTGGCTGTTGGGTGTAATATACCAAGTACCAGAAGTACACGGTGATGAAGGAATACTCGGCTGTGAAACAGCTAATGAACAAATCAGGGCCCCAAGGAAGAAGTTTTCACCTACTTTGCTAGCTACTACTCAGCTTGCACCACCAGatcttcagtgctgctgttcaATGAGAACATGCTCATGGTGCTGAGCAGGAAGACAAAATGGGGCTTTGGACATCCCTCATCAAGGACTAAGCAGGTGCTGGTGCACACACTTATAATGTACTTCCTCCTGCTACTCCTGTAGGAACAGTGCATTAAATATAGTATGTCTAATTTTGGCAACAGCACATACATTACAGTAAAGACCTGGAAATTATTATAAAGGCTGCACTTCTGAAAAATCTACTTAAATTACAGGATAAAATAGTAAAAGTTGCATGTGCTTGTACTTGGttcttattttttatgtttagtACAAAAAGCAAGATCACACTTTCTGCTGGCTATTCCACCAAACACTTGAATAAGAAAGTGTTTTGAAATATAGCTCATTAAGAGAATGCAGTTAAAGactgaattattttctataCATGAAATTAAGTAACTGAAGGCATTCATTCAAACAATTTACTTAAATATCATTAACTTGTTTAGTAGAAGTCAATATTCAGAACTAAAGCAGTCTTAATTTGTTTTATCTGAATTTACTTCTCAAGCAAATGGCTTCTTCAATCCTGAATATACATCTGTAATTTTTAATCTGATTTGAGTAATCCAGTTTAACAATTAACTAAGATATATTCTCTTAGGCATTCATGTCTCCtgaataactgaaaaaaaggaaCTTAAACTGATAAATGCATTTTAGCTGAAGAATCCCATGTTACTGTTAttaaagagataaaaaatattcttctaaaAACAGTTAGGTGAGAACGATGTACAGGGTAAGCATTTTCTACATTTATAAAAATGCAGTGATATTCATGGGTCTGAAGTCTTTGCTGTCAAGGTGCCCCGATTTTAACATGGCAATATTGTTATGTCAACTGAGAGGCAAACATTGAGATGATCATTACAGATACTGGTATTATACCTGCAATACCAGATCTGTAACATTATGAAGGACAATttgagggggaagaaaaagataTTAAGTGAGCCATACAGCACTAAGCAATAGACAGTGATGTAATTAGGGAGAGAATGTAGAGTCACTGCTGTTTCTAACTTTTACTGACAGACATCAGACTTCCCATGACAATGCATAAACTGCCTTACAGAATCAAATTACACAACAGACTGTAGACTTTCATTACCAGCAATGTGTCTTAGATAGATAAACTCTGGCTCTTTAGTCAGCAGTTAACTTTGAAGGAGGGgaaatggagaaagaaaatatcatTATACCATTAAAGACATCACTCCAGTGTGGCCATATTTGCCTGTGCATTTAAACCTTTAACCCTGAATTAATTAGTTTCCCTCCACTGCAAGATCAATTATTTCAGAAAGATACCCACTATGGCACGGAACAGTGGAGTTTATTTATACCTGTAAGCAACACAGTACAGGCTGTGCAGCAAAGAAGATCTATCCACATGTTGTCACTCAGGAACTCTGATCACAATGTGTTAAGGTCGGTAGAGGACAAAACCATCTCAGTGCACCTGGCTCTGATCACCCATTTCAGCATATAAAGACTTCAAGACTTGTATCCAAACTGCAGAGACCATTGGAAAGacaccatttaaaaaatgtatttgtcttTGCAGAATGCTGCACAtagtcaaaaggaaaaaatccaaggCCTCTGAATTGCTAGTGTTAAGGAGATAACACTAAGTCAAGATTACAGATTTCAGTTTGATGGAAACTTAAAAGAACCAAAGcatagaattttattttgttctacACAGTACCAGGTAATACACTTTCTGGTATGAAATACTTTGTTGAAAGTtgcaaattaaataattttttctcccaACCCATTGTACATATGATCTGCTAAGTcatcaaaagaggaaaataaggcAGAGAGTTAAGTGACTTCCCTGTGGTTATTCAATTATCTTGAAAAGGAGGAGTATTTGAGGCATGTTACTTGGGGAGAAGAGACCTTATTGCAGCAGTTTCATAAGGCACAATTGCTCTTCACAGATGTGTCTTTTGTAATTCCTTCACTGGAAAAGCCATTTGTTAATAGCAACTAAAAGTACATCTTAATGAAGAGAATATGTGATTgataaaatacttaaaaaaccAACTAATATTCTGAAGACttaaaaaatccctgaaataaCTTAGGGCAACTTCAGCAAGAGCCTGAAGTCATGTAAGACACAATATAAGTATAGCAAATGCAAAAGGAGAGTAAATTCCTCTTTTGCCCCACATGTTGACACCTGCAAGCCAGGAGTGGCTTCACACCATAGTGCTGAAACTCAAACCAAAGCAGTTACTCACAGTTCCACTGCTGAAATCCAATCATAACAAAAACTTACTCACTTTGTGCACCAGAAAAAATGGTCTCTGTGAcagtttttttagttttgttttttcaaggCAAACATTTGAAGTAAGTAAGAATTGAGTCTCAACTTTTGATGTTATTTCCAAATCAAGCTCTTACAAAGATGTGTCAGTGTTGCCTTGTCCTCTTCAGAAAAATCTCATGCATGTAGTCCCAAAATCTTCCCTGATGAGACTCATTGCGATGAATCATAGCAGTGAGAGCCTCACCCTGATCAAGGCTTTGCCAATAATCTTGCAGCCACATTTCTTTccaactgaaacaaaaaaagagacacCATcacaaacaattaaaaaaaccaaattaatctGCAGCTGTAATAGCACTAAaaccatatttttctttcccttaagATGAAAACAGGCCCAGAGATGGTCATAACAAAGTTTGTTGTTAGTATGCCACTGTGCTCCAAGTCATTTAAAGAAACTTGCTTTGACAATTTTCAGTAGCAAATATGAATTCACTATTAGGTTTACCACATTCTAGAAATATCAGCATATACTATCACTATCATGTTAACCATGGAGACTAAATTACTAATTGTagagaataaaaattttattaaaataaaatctatcaCAGAGTCCTTATATTATTTTGAGAGTAGCTTTCTCTGGCCAGTATGCACATAACAACCTAaaaatcagggttttttttcaggtgatccatttaaaaaaattcactcTAATTTTGTAAATTGGGAAAAATCAGTATCCCAGGATGAGCACTGTACAAATCACCAGAAACTACCAATTACATACATCTGgcacattattattattattattattattattattattattattattattatgagaTACAGATTTATCTTTAATCCTGGATGATTATGGGATTCTATTGTAAGGGCCATCCTACACTTggcaaaattaacattttttctcatcaaaaataaattgtgacATCAACATAAAATAGAACTAGCAAAACCATCATGGTTTCACAATTCCTTTATCAAAGGCATGCTGGTTTCTCTTTTCCTATGCCACCACAGACAAAAACTTTTGgtagctgaaaagaaaatgtcactTAGTGTTCTTATAGTTACATTTTCAAATATCCTACTTTTGGAAGATGAGTCCTTATCAATGAAACAAGCCAAACATTTCTCTTACAAGATGGGAGTTCAAGAATAACTGAAGATTCTGGTTTCCCCTAAATAGATATTacactcagcagcagcacttcaaCTCACAATTTTCTGTACAAAGCAGCTAAAAACTCAATAGACTGCAGTGACTGACCACAACCTGACACATACAACTGCTTCTTCTACAGCTTTTCTCCTTAAGCTTACTTGGGTGTGAAACCCAGCAGTCCAAATACAAGTTTGCTGCAAGCATAAGGATTTAAAAACCACATCCCCACACATACGGCTAAAGGTGTAATAGTGCTCCAGCTACATATACCTACACAGAGGGAGATTCTGACTGCAGCAGCATTCTGACAATTCAGCATCTCTATCGACCGTAAAAACAAATTACATCTGGGAATACGGGTTACAGAGCATGCAAATGTGTAGTGTAACCTTACTGTAACTGGGTATATGCTCTAACATGAACTCCTTTGTTGTACTCCCGAGTTCAGAAGGCTCCAGAAACACAAGTCACAGTGTGTGTTTATAGTCAGACCTTTCATGTTGCATATAGTCTATCACCTGTATTCCCACCAGATCTATATCATTTTTCCACAAGAATGTTTTTCTAAAGTAACAAAACACTCTATAGACTGGCTCAGTAGGCATTCATCTAAATGGATCACGCTGTTAAATAACATTACTGTCAAACTCAGACAAAAATATGGTTATGCTTAGCTAATATTTTGATGGCAATTTTATGCAATTGTCACACCAGTTAGAATTATAAGTAGTCATGTTccattttgcaaataaaaatggGTAAAGCTTAGATGCTTATCAGATAGAAACCACTGTATTTCACAGGAAATGCCCATGATCATGCTTTGGAAACTATGGACACATATCTTTATAAAGTAAATAGCAGTGAATGTAAAACTCCCCCTGAACAATTTTTCCAGACACATGCCTACAAATGGGGAGAGTAACCGTGAGACATGGAAACTTCCCTGGGGTGAAACTGTAGCTTGAATTATGGACCAGCTGTTCAGAATCCCTGCTGATGACCTCCATGAAGAATGATGGAAGCACCTGAGCCTGTATGTGGCACTGAAAGCAACTCTTGTGTGCCTTCACAGATACTTCTCTACTGCCACCTGATGCTCAAACAGAAAACCTCTGGAGTCTGACCTACGAACTCTACAGAGTAGGGTGCAGCACTGCACActacaaataaaaacaacattttGCTATCGAGATGGAGaaaaggcattgccataaaaaAGCTCCATTAAATCAATCAACCAACAGAAAACAAGGGACAAGAAGCTGCTCAGTCTATTCTCTGTCCTGCACAGTCCCTCTCCTAAATAAGTGGGATGGCATCCTTGAACACAGTCAGAGTTTTGTTGCACAAAACAGCATTAAGTATTGTATTCTGGGTGAGCCTTTGCCAATAGGCTGTGAAGTCTACAGGAGTCAAGCAGGCCTGCAGTGAGCATTGGCAACCCCATTCTTAACGCAGTCCTTTGTAAGGAGGTACAGAGCTGCTTTGCCTGAGGGCTGCCAAGTGCTTTACCATCACTGTACTGAAAAACATCCCTTCCTCAAGCAAAGAGGCTAAGATAGACAAAGGATAACCCCACTGCCTGAGGTAGCAGAGCATTTTAACAGAATATTGTGTCACGCTCCTCTTTAACTGCTAGCTCCACTGTCCAAGCTTCTTGTTCAGCCTCAGCGTTACACAGTATTAGCAGGACCCCCTACACCACCCACAAGACGTAATACAAAATGTAACTAGAGAAGTAACAAGAGCTCCTTTAAGTACAAATCATTATTAAAGTTACAGCTCCTGTTACTTGAAGCTCTTTTCCCTTCAAAAAGCATAATATTGGCACATTACCTGTCTCCACCAGAGAGGTCTTCAACACTTCCAAACCCAGGGGTTGGCATAGGACATCCCATGTGCTTGAACTGAGCTATATGAGGTCTGGGAGCTGGAATTTCTCCACGAGACTTTTTGTGTTCCTGCTCCTCTTTGATGCGGGTGTTCTCCTTGTCACAGATGAAACACTCAAAGCCATTTAGGTAATTGGGCAGAGTCATGTCATTCACACCCCACTCCCGCCTCTCCAAACTCTCTAGCAAGAACTGGTTTTTGATTCCACCAGCATTTTTATACTCTAGATACTTCAAATATTCCTCTCCATTCTTGTCCAGGAAATCAAGATATTTTGCCAGCTCTTGGGGGCTGTCAAAATCATCTATAAGAATGATGGAGAGGTTGTTTGGCATCCAGTCCCGCACAGCTGGGGAGCCTCGGTACACTGGCACAGCACCCAGGTGCATGGGacgccacagcttctctgtcaTGTAGTCATCACATATGGCATTCTCCAAGGCCAGATGAAACTTGTACCTGGCAATAAAAGTCATAAATTCAGAATCTTCTGTAGTGGCTGTAGAAGTATCTCTCAGTCGCTCACTGGGGAGCTCACGGTTATGCAGGCATTTACCATAGGAGTCAACCTAAAATAACAAACAGCATCTTTACAAAGTGATTTCTTCCCCTGGAACTTGTTTTCAGATCTTGTAGCTCTTATAAAATTCCTAACTTGGATCAGTTCATAGCTACGTTAATTTAGCTTCATTTTCACTCCAAGGTCTTTCCCTTGAGACTATTCCTAGAGTCCAAGTTCTCCATGCTTTAGAGAAAACCAAGTGCTGAGTTTCAAAAGCAACATTAGCCACACTACAGACTGAGGGTCAAGGGGAACGCACAGATGGCAcccaaaaatgtatttattatcaGATAAATAAGAAATTGACAAGGAACAGCATTCGACTCTATGTCAATTTAAACGTTCTCTTTCCATTTAAGAGACACAGTGCTTCTCCAAACAGTTATTACACAGAGTTCCAGTCAGTCTCAGCAAGCTGACagaatttttctatttcttagaCTGAGAAAAATTGATTTAGGGAGCTAAAAGAATACTGTCTAAAAATACCAGACAGCATACTTGAGCTGGAACCTGCACCATACTTTCAGAAgatcataattttttaaaaattcttttgccTTTGCATCACTACTCGGTACATGATGACCTTACACAATAACTGAATCATGACCAGTAGAAACAACAGAAACCACTAGAAAAACAAGTCTCTGGCAAAGtctaaaaacagattttttttttaaatccatctGATATCCTTTACAATCTTTAAGAGAAAAAATGCagtatgtttttttcctgcttggaAGAAGCATTATTTTACTTTATGAAGCTACTCACCATCAGCTGTACCATAGCAGTACAAGCCATCACAGAAACAACATGGTCCTACCACAACACAGGTAAGGAGCAGATTCTCACAACATAGCAACCTGCCTTTTAACTTCACTCCTGTACTTTCAAACGGGAGCGAGGCTTGTGAAGGGACAGCCTTCCTGTATGCAAACTTCAAAGTCCAGAGATTTCAACAACTTCTAGCACTTGATCCACGAGACTGAACTTATTCAGGCATTGCCCAGCTTGTGACTGATCCCGAGTGCGGCCAACTCCCCATCTAACATCTGCATCGGGTCTACCTACTGACATGCGGTGTAGTCTAGATCACGCTTTGGGAAGGAATACAACTAGTTTTTCTGTCCAGCTTGTAGTCAGCATGCATCCCGTTATGATTCGTGTCATGGCTAAAAACAAGGACAAACAAACCCCATTAAAACGAGGCGGTAGAGGGGGGCAGCCAGGTGTTCCCAGCTCCGACAGCTTCCCCGCGCACTCAGCCCGCCTACCTGGATGTACTTCATGAGCTCCCGCACGTAGCGGTCCCTGTCGGAGGGCACATCGCAGTGGGACTGCATGTACAGCAGCGGCCCGTAGCCCTTCCGCCGCCACGCCTCCTTCTCGGCCAGCGGCACGGCCGGGGCCCGCAGGTACGCGGCGCCGGGCAGCCACTGCAGCGTGAGCGGGTAGTCGGACTCCCGGCGGAAGGTGGCCGTGTAGTTGAAGAGCCGGATGCCGGGCGAGTGCGAGAGCACGTAGTTGTTCATGGGGGACTCCTCGTGGAAGAGCGCCCAGGTCTGGTGGGGCAGGCGGGGCAGCGGCGCCTCGTACGCCCTGAAGTCGGTGCCGTAGAAGATGAGCGCCTTGGTGCGGCGGTGCCGGGCCACCCGCCGGCTCCGGGTGACGAGGCAGGAGCCGCGGGGGCAGTCGATGCGCTCCGTGTCGCCGGGGAAGTGCGGGAAGAGGCTCCCGCTCCACCAGAGCAGGATGGGCAGCGCCTTGTTGCTCCGCGTGTCGTTGTTGCCGGGCCCGCGGTACGACGCGGCGGCGACGAAGGCCGCGCCCGGCGGGACGGCGTCCTGCGCCCAGCCCTGCGCCCCGCAGGGCTCGGACGGCTCCTcggcggccgcagccgctcccgcgCTGCAGGCCAGCGCCAGCGTCACCCACAGGCCCGCgggcccccgccccggcccggcagccCCCATGCCCGGCCCGCCGCCCCAGGAAGGGGCGCTGGCCCGCCCCGGCGGTGCCGTcagggggccgggccgggccggcacCGCCCCTCGCAGCTCGGCCGTCCCTgcgcggcggcgcggcgggcagCGAGTCGCGGCCGCGCTGCGGCGGCAGCGGGAGCCTTGGGCGGCCGCTCGACGAGGCGCGCTACTCgcagctccctcccagccccactgtacaatggctgaagctgctgtAAATCTCCCTGCCTCTACCCGCTCCGGCATCCGTCCGTGCTCACACCGGCCCCGCAGTACCTGCCGCTGACAGATacagcccagctgctccccGAAGGCGCAGCGTGCCGCGACTCAAGGCACTACAGACAGGCTCCGGGACCAAGCAAGCGGTCAGCTGTTCCAAGAGCGAGCCCCCAGCTCCGCTCCTGTTCGAGACCATAAAGGGAAGGAACAGAAAACACCTTTTACTATCAGAAATCTTCTGTTTgggtgtttgggttttgggtttctttttaatatctACAGGTACTTTTAAAGCACCCTTAAAGCTGCTTTTCTATACCAACCTTGaataattcacagaatcacagaatgaggttggaagagacctctaagatcatcaagtccaacctatgccctaacaccacaactagactatagcaccaagtgccaagtccagtctttatTTACTCATATGCAGAGATGgagattccaccacctccctaggaagacaattccagtattttattattctttcagtgaaatttttttcctaatatccaacctaaaccttccctgacatagcttgagactgtgtcctcttgttctgccagttgctgcctggtggaagagactgacccccacctgtctacaacctcccttcaggaagctgtagagagcaataagagCAATATGTATATTCCTACAGtattaaaatattctgtaaatGGGAAGGTGGTTTGGGCTACACTATGTAAATCCAACAGACATATTCTAGAATTACCAGTCAGCTGGTCAGTTATACAATTGCTAAAAGCTTCACATTAACTTCTCAAGAGACAATACAATATTTATGAATTATCAGTTAGAATACAGGACATTAGTTAGTATGGACACAAGGCAAAGAAGTATTCTTCAGCTGTGTTAGAAACAAGCTAAAGAGGGAAtagttttcctttcctttgcaaAGTCAGGTGTAGACACTGCTCAGGCCTGCTCCAATAGCACCACGGTATCCTCCACTTGGGCCCAGAGAGAAGGTAACAGACATGGGCTCTCCAAGACAATTTCCACAAGCATCAGAATGTGCTGCACAATTTACTCCACAAGATTAATGTACAAGATCCACAAGGCCCATCATTATCACATCAGTTCTGTGGTAGATTCTGGACATAATATACATTCTATAGGAGACAAATCTCAAAAATATTCAACAGCAAATTTAGTATTATTGGATATTTAGCAATGATTGTCTTGTGCTTTCATACAATTTGTTATAAGGCTATCAGCAAACTGTACAACAGCAATATTCATGGGTACAGTCAAGATAACACTGCCAGTTCACTCTGAAGTTTATTTTTGCAATTAGCAACActcccagcaaaaaaaaaaaaaaaaaaaaccacaacccaaccccccaaaacaaaacaaaccccaaaaagccaaaaacaaaaacacccacaaaaaa
Encoded proteins:
- the POFUT4 gene encoding GDP-fucose protein O-fucosyltransferase 4; this translates as MGAAGPGRGPAGLWVTLALACSAGAAAAAEEPSEPCGAQGWAQDAVPPGAAFVAAASYRGPGNNDTRSNKALPILLWWSGSLFPHFPGDTERIDCPRGSCLVTRSRRVARHRRTKALIFYGTDFRAYEAPLPRLPHQTWALFHEESPMNNYVLSHSPGIRLFNYTATFRRESDYPLTLQWLPGAAYLRAPAVPLAEKEAWRRKGYGPLLYMQSHCDVPSDRDRYVRELMKYIQVDSYGKCLHNRELPSERLRDTSTATTEDSEFMTFIARYKFHLALENAICDDYMTEKLWRPMHLGAVPVYRGSPAVRDWMPNNLSIILIDDFDSPQELAKYLDFLDKNGEEYLKYLEYKNAGGIKNQFLLESLERREWGVNDMTLPNYLNGFECFICDKENTRIKEEQEHKKSRGEIPAPRPHIAQFKHMGCPMPTPGFGSVEDLSGGDSWKEMWLQDYWQSLDQGEALTAMIHRNESHQGRFWDYMHEIFLKRTRQH